ACTCTTTTAAAGTAAAGGCTGCAACTACAGGAGAAAAAGCACTTCGCATTGCTAGAAATGATCCTTTTATTGATTTAATCCTTCTCGACATTGTAATGCCAAACATGGATGGTTATGAAGTTTGCAAACAACTTAAAGCAGATGAGAGAACGAAGAATATTCCAGTTATCTTTTTAACATCTAAAACAGATTTAGAAGATGAAAAGCATGGATTAGATTTAGGAGCTGTGGATTATATTTTTAAGCCACTCAGTCCACCTATAATCAAAGCAAAAGTCATCACGCATATCAATCTAAAATCGGTCACTGATTTTCTACGAGATGAGAATGCATTCTTAGAACAAGAAGTCCAAAGGCGCACCCAGGAGATTCAAGCCATTCAAGAAGTTTCTATTCTCGCACTTGCTTCTCTTGCGGAAACAAGGGACAAGGATACAGGCAATCATTTGCGAAGGACTCAATTGTATGTAGGGGCACTGGCGAAAGCTTTAAAACGAAATCCTCGTTTTCAGGAATTTTTGACGGATTCCAATATTTCTCTGTTATTCAAATCGGCTCCCTTGCATGATATTGGAAAAGTAGGTATTCCAGATAGGATTCTATTGAAGCCCGATCGTTTGGATAAAACTGAATTTGAAATCATGAAGACTCATTCTATCCAGGGTAGAGAAGCAATCGAGCGAGCGGAAAATTCTCTCGGTATTAGTATGGAGTTTTTGAATATTGCGAAGGATATAGTATTGTATCATCATGAGAAATGGGATGGTAGTGGATATCCAGAAGGACTCACAAGAAATGAGATTCCCATTCCCGCTCGTATTATGGCATTGGCAGATGTATATGATGCTTTGATTTGTCATCGGGTATATAAGAAACCGATGTCTCATGAAGAAGCTGCGAGTATTATCTTAGAGGGTAGAGGAGTTCATTTTGATCCAGAGATTGTAGATGCTTTCATTCGAGTGCAGGATGAATTCAGAAGAATCGCAAACAGCTATAAAGATTCAGAAGGAATCGAAGAGAAACTCGTGAGCCTCGAAAGATCCTAAGCATTGAATCTGCCTAATTTCTGAATGAAAGAAAAAAGCAATTTTACTTGACGAATTTCAATTCATTAGGCGCTGTATTTAATATCTTATACACAGAGTTTTAGTCATAGCAATCTTCAATAAAAAAACATTCATCCTTATTGCCGGCGTCATCGTCTTCAGCCTTTTGGTTTCGGGCGGAATCATTCTTACCAAGCGTCAGTTTAATAGGACAAAGATCGATAAAAAGTTAGCAAAACCAAGTCCGATAACCTTTTTACTTTGTGGGTTTGCAGAGAATAAAGATTTAAGCATTAGTCTACTCGTAACTCTTTTTCCTACCGAGAGAAAAGCCGCGCTCTTCTTTTTAAATCCACTCATTAGCTTTGAAGAAAACAAAATTGAAAAGCTTGGATCCGATACTGTGAGTCTTCTTACTAAAGAATTGGAAACAATTACGAATCACAAGATAGACTACAATCTTTCTATTTCAGAGAAGAATTTTATCCGTATCATTGACATTCTCGGCGGACTGCCTGTTTACTTTGATCCAATTCTTGTTCGTAAAAAGGGAGACAACTACCAGCGTCGAGTAGGAGAGTATAATCTTTCCGGCGAAGAAGTAGCTGATTTTTTACAATTAAAGAATCCTGATAATCCAACAGATTATTTAGAGCGCCTTTGGAGTCATGAAACGATTACACTTATTTTGTATGATCGTTTACGCCAGATTCAAAAAAGTATTAAGAAAGAATGGATTGTTTTGTTTGCCAGTTTCTTTGATACAGATTTACTTCCGGAAGAATTTATCTCTCTATTTACTTATCTGCGGGAAGGGCATATGATTCTTTATGTTTCCGAAATGCCGGCAGAGCCTGCGACTATTTTAGAAGGTAAGGTTAAGAAAACCCAGCTTAGAGTAAAAGAAGAAGTAGCAAGCATTGCTTACAGTAAATTTGAATCTGATTTAAGATCAGAAGATTTTGCGGATGGTGAGTTTGCACGCACAGAGATTCTTAACGGAACAGAAATCAATGGACTTGCCAAACAAGTCAAATCACTCTTAAACGAAAAGAGAATTAAAGTCCTTTCGACAGATAATGCGTGGACTCTAAACCAAGCAAATACAATCATCATAGATCGTTCTGGAAACCCGGAATACTCTCATAAAATAGCCGATATACTCGGAACAAAAAATATCAAACATATCATTGACAAAGAGGTTGGTTTAGATACCACCATCATTCTAGGAGAAGATTTTGAAATCAAACCAGGCAAAAAGTAAAAAGACAAAAACCGAGACTGCACCCGAATTAGAAACTATTATTCCCAAAGAAAAAAAAGCAACCAAGGCAAAGAAGACTACTGTTAAGAAAACGAATTTAGAAGAAAAGCTTTCTGATATTCCGCTCAAAGAAAAAAAAGCTCCTAAAGCAAAAGAGAAACTTACCATCAGTCCAGAGACTAAGAAAATCCTCAAAGAGATTATCAGCCTTCTGAAAGAAAAGAAATGTGAAGATATTGTTGTGATGAACTTGGAAGAGGTTAATTCGTATTTGTCTTTATTTGTAATTGCTACTGTTGCAAGCCATACACAGGGTAGGGCGGCGGCTCGTGATTTAGAAAAGAAGATGAAGCCTTATAAACTAGGTGCCGGGAATATGGAAAAGAAAAGCATCCCGACAGAATCAGGATGGACTTTGCTTGATTTGGGCGAGATAGTAGTTCATATCATGACAGCAGAAACACGCGCGTATTATGATTTGGATAAACTATGGGGTGATGCGAAAAGAGTAACTCTTTAGTCGTAGATACCTAGTTGCATCTTTGCATCCTCTGATGCCATTAGCCGCGGATCCCATTTTGGAGTCCAAACGATTTCAACGTTTGCATCTTTGATTCCTTCTACTTGGAGCGCGGCAGACAATACCTGTGATTTTAGAGAAGGACCTGCAGGACAAGCCATACTTGTGAAGGTCATCTTCACATTAGCTTCATTGTTTTCATTTACCTTTATATCATAGATAAGACCTAGTTCCATAATGGAGATAAATAGCTCCGGGTCTTCGACTGGTAGTATTGCCTCGTATATAGCTTTCTCTAAATCGTTTCTTAATTCTTCCATCGCAAACTCCTGATTATCCCTTTAGGGCTTTGTCTAACGTATTCCAAGAAAGCACAGCGCATTTGACTCTAACGGGATATTTTTTTACTCCGTTTAATGCTTCTAAATCAGCTTCATCATCAGAATACTCGGGAGTCTTGTCTTCTAGGATCATTCCTTTGAATTTTTCGATTAAAGCAAATGCTTCTGTTTTTGTTTTGCCTTGAATGAGTTCTGTCATCATAGAGCCGGAGGCTTGTGAAATCGAGCATCCTTTTCCTTGAAAGCTTGCTTCTTTGATAACATCCCCTTCGAAGGAAATATATAATTCGAACTCATCTCCGCAGAGAGGGTTGACTCCTCTTTCGTGAATCGTTGCATTTGCTAGAACATAATAATTTCTAGGATGTTCATAGTGATCTAGTATTACTTCTTTGTAAAGTTCATCGCTTAACGACACGGGCAAAAATCTCCATTACTTTTTTTAGTCCTTCTACTAACGCATCTACATCTTCACGAGTATTGTATAAATAAAAACTAGCTCGGCAAGTTCCTGCAATTCCCATCTTCTTCATATAAGGCTGACAGCAATGATGTCCAACTCGAATCGCAATTCCTTGCTCATCTAGGATCGAACCAACATCATGCGCATGGACTCCATCCACGTTAAACGAAACAACTCCGCCTCTATGGGTTAAATCTTTTGTTCCGTAAAGAGTAAGTCCACCTAAGTCTTCTAATCTTTCGAGCGCATACTTTAATAAATCTGCTTCGTGGGCGTGTATGTTTTCCATACCGACTGCATTTAAATAATCAATCGCATGTGCAAATGCAATTCCACCTGCAATATGAGGAGTGCCTGCTTCTAGTCTTGCGGGTAAATCAGCGTATGTGGACCAATCTTTTGTTACCTCAGAAATCATATCTCCACCACCCATCCAAGGCGGCATGTTTTCTAGGATATGCTCTTTGCCGTAAAGAATTCCAAGTCCAGTAGGACCGAGCATCTTATGAGCTGAGAATACATAGAAGTCTACGTCCAAGTCTTTTACACTTGTCTTGATATGGGAAGCTCCCTGTGCTCCGTCTAACAGGAATAAGGCGCCAACAGAATGAGCTTTTTCAATGAGTGGCTTTATATCATGAATCGTTCCTGTCGCATTCGACATTTGAGAGCAGGCTACTAATTTGGTTCTGTAGTTGATGATTGTATCGATGTTTGTCAGATCAAGTGTGGAATCTTCATTTAAAGGAATGAATTTTAACACTGCCCCTTTTTCTAAAGCGAGCATTTGCCAGGGAACAATATTCGAGTGATGCTCTAATTCGTTTAGAACAATTTCATCGCCGCGGTTAATATTGGCTCGTCCCCAAGTCTGTGCTACAAGGTTAATACTCTCTGTCGCATTACGCGTGTAAATCGCTATCTTGGCACATCTTGCACCTATAAAGTCTGCCACTTTAATTCTAGTCTTTTCGTATAATTCTGTGGCGTGTTGGGAAAGATAATAAACACCTCTATGTATATTTGCATTTTCTTCTTTGTAGTATTTCTCGATTGCATCGATGACTTGAAACGGTTTTTGTGAGCTAGCTGCACTGTCGAGGAATACGAGCGGTTTGCCGTTCATCGTAGTATTTAGAATAGGGAAATCTGTTCTTAATCTGTAGGGGTCTAGGCTCATATTTTTAATCCTCAATTTCTACTTCAATGTCATCACCGATAATTCTAGTTGGGTAGGTTGTTAAATCTTCTGTTGCAGGCATACACATAGCTTTGCCAGATGTTAATTCAAACTTAGCAAAATGTCTCGGGCAAACAATGCATCCATTCTCAATTTTTCCATGGGAAATGGCTTCTCCATCGTGAGTGCATACATCTTCAAATGCAATTACTTTGCCGTCAATTTTAGTCAATGCAATGCTTGCATATTTAGTATCGACTACTTTGATTTGACCTTCATTCACTTCACTTTGTTTAGCTAACTTTTTATACATACGTAAATACTCTAATTATATAATTTCTCTGTCAAACGAGTTATGAGTAGATTTTGGATTTCTTCTACAGTTACAAAGTCTAGAATTTCTTTTAAGAAACCTTCTATAATGAGAAATCTAGATTCGTTTTCGGTCAAACCTCTAGACATAAGATAAAACAATTGCTCTGCATTTACTTCACCGACTGTAGCTCCATGCGAGCATTTTACATCATCAGCAAATACTTCTAGTTTTGGCATAGACTCAGCTCTTGCTGTTCTTGACATTGTCAGGTTGTTATTTACCTGACTTGCTGTTACATGAAAAGATGCCTTGGGTATAAAAAGATTACCCGTAAAGATATGATGGGACTTGTCTTTTACAACCGTTTTGAATTTGAGGTTACTGTCTGTTCGACTCGCGA
This region of Leptospiraceae bacterium genomic DNA includes:
- the sufD gene encoding Fe-S cluster assembly protein SufD, with the protein product MIWKLEKFSNASIYEKMNSLPAEDFNLINPLSYIEMENGAKSTFVTIEDFKDSTFHFRNLITNQGLDSELKLYHFNLGGYKGKTLVVNDLNGENANIKAIGATTLSKREFQDIEFTISHFASRTDSNLKFKTVVKDKSHHIFTGNLFIPKASFHVTASQVNNNLTMSRTARAESMPKLEVFADDVKCSHGATVGEVNAEQLFYLMSRGLTENESRFLIIEGFLKEILDFVTVEEIQNLLITRLTEKLYN
- a CDS encoding cysteine desulfurase — translated: MSLDPYRLRTDFPILNTTMNGKPLVFLDSAASSQKPFQVIDAIEKYYKEENANIHRGVYYLSQHATELYEKTRIKVADFIGARCAKIAIYTRNATESINLVAQTWGRANINRGDEIVLNELEHHSNIVPWQMLALEKGAVLKFIPLNEDSTLDLTNIDTIINYRTKLVACSQMSNATGTIHDIKPLIEKAHSVGALFLLDGAQGASHIKTSVKDLDVDFYVFSAHKMLGPTGLGILYGKEHILENMPPWMGGGDMISEVTKDWSTYADLPARLEAGTPHIAGGIAFAHAIDYLNAVGMENIHAHEADLLKYALERLEDLGGLTLYGTKDLTHRGGVVSFNVDGVHAHDVGSILDEQGIAIRVGHHCCQPYMKKMGIAGTCRASFYLYNTREDVDALVEGLKKVMEIFARVVKR
- a CDS encoding non-heme iron oxygenase ferredoxin subunit, yielding MYKKLAKQSEVNEGQIKVVDTKYASIALTKIDGKVIAFEDVCTHDGEAISHGKIENGCIVCPRHFAKFELTSGKAMCMPATEDLTTYPTRIIGDDIEVEIED
- the rsfS gene encoding ribosome silencing factor, encoding MSPETKKILKEIISLLKEKKCEDIVVMNLEEVNSYLSLFVIATVASHTQGRAAARDLEKKMKPYKLGAGNMEKKSIPTESGWTLLDLGEIVVHIMTAETRAYYDLDKLWGDAKRVTL
- a CDS encoding LCP family protein, with protein sequence MVSGGIILTKRQFNRTKIDKKLAKPSPITFLLCGFAENKDLSISLLVTLFPTERKAALFFLNPLISFEENKIEKLGSDTVSLLTKELETITNHKIDYNLSISEKNFIRIIDILGGLPVYFDPILVRKKGDNYQRRVGEYNLSGEEVADFLQLKNPDNPTDYLERLWSHETITLILYDRLRQIQKSIKKEWIVLFASFFDTDLLPEEFISLFTYLREGHMILYVSEMPAEPATILEGKVKKTQLRVKEEVASIAYSKFESDLRSEDFADGEFARTEILNGTEINGLAKQVKSLLNEKRIKVLSTDNAWTLNQANTIIIDRSGNPEYSHKIADILGTKNIKHIIDKEVGLDTTIILGEDFEIKPGKK
- a CDS encoding SUF system NifU family Fe-S cluster assembly protein, which produces MSLSDELYKEVILDHYEHPRNYYVLANATIHERGVNPLCGDEFELYISFEGDVIKEASFQGKGCSISQASGSMMTELIQGKTKTEAFALIEKFKGMILEDKTPEYSDDEADLEALNGVKKYPVRVKCAVLSWNTLDKALKG
- a CDS encoding DUF59 domain-containing protein produces the protein MEELRNDLEKAIYEAILPVEDPELFISIMELGLIYDIKVNENNEANVKMTFTSMACPAGPSLKSQVLSAALQVEGIKDANVEIVWTPKWDPRLMASEDAKMQLGIYD
- a CDS encoding two-component system response regulator; protein product: MNNLLALNHIPTILVTDDTPENITLVSAIFKDSFKVKAATTGEKALRIARNDPFIDLILLDIVMPNMDGYEVCKQLKADERTKNIPVIFLTSKTDLEDEKHGLDLGAVDYIFKPLSPPIIKAKVITHINLKSVTDFLRDENAFLEQEVQRRTQEIQAIQEVSILALASLAETRDKDTGNHLRRTQLYVGALAKALKRNPRFQEFLTDSNISLLFKSAPLHDIGKVGIPDRILLKPDRLDKTEFEIMKTHSIQGREAIERAENSLGISMEFLNIAKDIVLYHHEKWDGSGYPEGLTRNEIPIPARIMALADVYDALICHRVYKKPMSHEEAASIILEGRGVHFDPEIVDAFIRVQDEFRRIANSYKDSEGIEEKLVSLERS